A genomic region of Rhodothermales bacterium contains the following coding sequences:
- the dnaE gene encoding DNA polymerase III subunit alpha translates to MADFCHLHCHTQYSLLDGAARIERLVASAAEMEMPALAITDHGNLFGVPEFYTKARRAGVKPIIGCEFYVTPSGMDDRSDRTRYHQVLLARNEEGYRNLIRLSSLSYTDGYYYKPRLDLEAIRAHSGGLVATTCCLQGHVPQMILKQGEAAARPVFETYLEIFGKDYLIEIQDHGIEDQHRANAVLLKWAREYDVKVVATNDVHYVEREDHAAQDVLLCLQTGKDLYDPNRMRFENDQFFLKTSAQMEAALGSLEPDQRTQSLVTTLEVADRCDLELEMGKLLMPHYPLPEQFGGDMDGYLRHLVYERARSRYGELTQAVTERLDLELGIIRDMGYAGYFLIVQDFTTAARDLGVSVGPGRGSAAGSAVAYCLGITNIDPLEYDLLFERFLNPERVSMPDIDIDFDDRGRSKVIDYVVQKYGRQNVCQIITFGTMGARSVIRDVSRVLGVPLPEADRIAKMIPEGPGQSLASAIKDVPEFRRLLTDQNEQIRNLMHYSQVLEGSARHTGVHAAGVIIAPGEVSEYVPVAVAKGKSGADDVVTTQYDGNWVESFGLLKMDFLGLKTLTVLDDALAEIKRNHGVEIDLDAIPLDDPATFELFQRADTVAIFQFESSGMREWLRKLKPTSIDDLIAMNALYRPGPMDLIPNYIARKHGQEDVDFPHEMLKEVLEPTYGIPVYQEQVMKMAQVMGGYSLGGADLLRRAMGKKKQSEMDKQRGIFVTGALDRGVDEKTANDVFDMMAKFASYGFNKCVVGSTEIHDADTGRRTTVAQLFAQKRPMRIHALGEDGKLRPRRVEDVVWNGVKPVFELRTRLGNRIVATGNHPFKTFGGWTNLEDLEPGTRIAAPRRLSFGAEESWSDHELIALGGLLSEGNTCHPTTLYFYNNDLAACEDFAQSAEQFPNSIARIYHRGDGRHEVAVNTGKGGRFHAGQVPWNKHGVAVRKRVRSGAFLWAEGLGLIGATARDKRVPDGVFRLCDDNIALLLGRMWAGDGYIYGKSSATPYYATSSRQLAEDVQHLLLRLGMLSRVSVKRFKYRGGKRTGYTVHLLGTGTLRRFLDRVAPHIVCRDAQVAALEDYVASTDRDSTASDTLPREVRDWVAAERETAGWTWKELGRRAGASVREFYGSGSSGKRGFRRSTVERFAWALGSQRLLDAARSDIYWDEVVSITPLGEQDTYDLTVEQDHNFVADGLIVHNSHSAAYSVVAYQTAYLKANYPAEFMAAALTNEMSDTKKLSVVLDEARHLEIEILPPSINKSLAQFTVENGAVRFGLGAIKGAGLGAIECIIEAREEEEAFTSLFHLSESVDPRTVNKKALESLIRAGALDELEGHRAQLIEALDGAIQHAHKVQADKAAGQNSLFGPAGGDGSVLMPPQLPVIDPWPKGRTLKEEREVIGFYVSGHPLEAVLPEIRAFASTRVADIPGLLADAPPREDERGYTRGPTHTLCGIVTDVNHRRTKTGKPMLTATIEDFTGQAELVAFSNSYDRVQRYLEPDQIVFARGEVEMRGGAVKMVVQDATPIWKVRDSMVKSVVLHVNPYDLDEDSVEELHKLADAHRGHAKLYFAVALPGMAEPQRILSRTCVIEPNGEFMKGLARIVGRDAVQVEGDKA, encoded by the coding sequence ATGGCGGATTTCTGCCACCTCCATTGCCATACCCAGTACTCGCTCCTTGACGGCGCAGCCCGCATCGAACGGCTTGTCGCGAGTGCCGCTGAAATGGAGATGCCGGCCCTTGCCATCACCGACCACGGCAATCTGTTCGGGGTCCCGGAGTTCTATACCAAGGCCCGTCGCGCGGGCGTCAAGCCCATCATCGGCTGTGAGTTCTACGTCACGCCGAGTGGCATGGATGACCGCTCCGACCGCACGCGGTATCACCAGGTGTTGCTTGCGCGTAATGAGGAGGGATATCGCAACCTGATCAGGCTCTCCAGCCTGTCATACACGGACGGCTACTACTACAAGCCGCGCCTGGACCTGGAGGCCATTCGGGCGCACTCGGGCGGTCTCGTGGCGACGACCTGCTGCCTGCAGGGGCACGTGCCACAGATGATTCTCAAGCAGGGCGAAGCGGCGGCACGACCGGTCTTTGAGACCTATCTGGAGATCTTCGGCAAGGACTACCTGATAGAAATCCAGGACCACGGCATCGAGGATCAGCACCGGGCAAACGCTGTCCTGCTGAAGTGGGCCAGGGAGTACGACGTCAAGGTCGTCGCGACGAATGACGTGCACTACGTCGAGCGCGAGGACCATGCGGCCCAGGACGTGCTGCTCTGCCTGCAGACCGGCAAGGATCTCTACGATCCGAACCGGATGCGTTTTGAGAACGACCAGTTCTTTCTCAAGACCAGCGCTCAGATGGAGGCCGCGCTGGGTTCGCTGGAACCGGACCAGCGCACGCAGAGCCTGGTGACCACGCTGGAGGTCGCGGATCGATGCGACCTGGAGCTGGAGATGGGCAAACTGCTCATGCCGCACTACCCCCTGCCGGAGCAGTTCGGCGGGGACATGGACGGCTACCTGCGCCACCTGGTGTACGAGCGGGCACGTTCCCGCTACGGTGAATTGACCCAGGCGGTGACCGAACGGTTGGACCTGGAGCTCGGCATCATTCGCGACATGGGCTATGCCGGGTATTTCCTGATCGTGCAGGACTTCACGACGGCGGCCCGGGATCTGGGTGTGTCGGTCGGTCCCGGTCGAGGCTCGGCGGCCGGCAGCGCCGTGGCCTACTGTCTGGGCATCACCAACATCGACCCGCTGGAGTACGATCTCCTGTTCGAGCGCTTTCTGAATCCGGAGCGCGTATCGATGCCGGATATCGACATCGACTTTGACGATCGGGGACGGTCGAAGGTGATCGACTACGTGGTGCAGAAGTACGGCAGGCAAAATGTCTGTCAGATCATCACGTTCGGCACAATGGGCGCACGCAGCGTGATCCGGGACGTTTCCCGCGTGCTTGGCGTGCCCCTCCCCGAGGCGGACCGCATCGCCAAGATGATTCCGGAGGGACCTGGACAGTCGCTGGCGAGCGCCATCAAGGATGTGCCCGAATTCCGGCGGCTGCTCACCGATCAGAACGAGCAGATCCGCAACCTCATGCACTACTCGCAGGTGCTGGAGGGGTCGGCCCGGCACACCGGTGTGCATGCTGCCGGGGTGATCATTGCCCCCGGCGAGGTCAGTGAGTACGTGCCGGTGGCGGTGGCCAAGGGCAAGTCAGGCGCGGACGATGTGGTCACGACCCAGTATGACGGCAACTGGGTGGAGTCCTTCGGTCTGCTGAAGATGGACTTCCTGGGGCTGAAGACCCTTACCGTGCTGGACGATGCGCTTGCGGAGATCAAGCGCAACCACGGAGTGGAGATCGACCTGGACGCCATTCCGCTGGATGATCCGGCCACGTTCGAGCTGTTCCAGCGGGCGGACACGGTGGCCATCTTCCAGTTTGAATCCTCCGGGATGCGCGAGTGGCTTCGCAAGCTGAAGCCCACATCGATCGACGATCTGATCGCGATGAACGCCCTGTACCGACCGGGGCCGATGGATCTGATTCCGAACTACATCGCCCGAAAGCACGGGCAGGAGGACGTCGATTTCCCCCATGAGATGCTCAAGGAGGTGCTGGAGCCCACCTACGGGATTCCGGTCTACCAGGAGCAGGTGATGAAGATGGCGCAGGTCATGGGCGGGTACTCGCTCGGCGGCGCCGACCTGCTCCGGCGGGCGATGGGGAAGAAGAAGCAGTCCGAAATGGACAAGCAGCGCGGCATCTTCGTGACCGGCGCGCTGGATCGTGGGGTGGACGAGAAGACGGCGAACGACGTCTTCGACATGATGGCGAAGTTCGCCTCCTATGGCTTTAACAAGTGCGTCGTGGGGTCCACGGAGATCCATGACGCAGACACCGGGCGACGCACCACTGTCGCGCAGCTCTTTGCGCAGAAGCGGCCCATGCGCATCCATGCGCTTGGTGAAGACGGCAAGCTTCGTCCCCGACGCGTCGAGGACGTGGTGTGGAACGGGGTCAAGCCCGTGTTTGAGCTTCGCACGCGCCTCGGAAATCGCATTGTTGCGACCGGAAACCACCCGTTCAAAACTTTCGGCGGCTGGACCAATCTGGAAGACCTCGAGCCCGGCACGCGCATCGCCGCGCCGAGGCGGCTCTCGTTTGGTGCCGAGGAGTCGTGGTCGGACCACGAACTGATTGCGCTGGGTGGGCTGCTCTCGGAGGGGAATACGTGCCATCCCACAACACTATACTTCTACAACAATGATCTCGCGGCGTGCGAGGACTTTGCTCAATCTGCTGAGCAATTCCCGAACTCGATAGCTCGCATATACCACAGGGGTGATGGGCGACATGAGGTCGCCGTCAACACCGGCAAGGGTGGCCGCTTTCACGCGGGCCAGGTGCCCTGGAACAAGCATGGAGTAGCCGTTCGCAAGCGCGTGAGATCCGGCGCTTTCCTGTGGGCTGAGGGTCTCGGCCTGATTGGTGCCACCGCCCGGGACAAGCGCGTTCCGGATGGTGTATTCCGGCTATGCGATGACAACATCGCCCTGCTGCTGGGCCGCATGTGGGCGGGAGACGGCTATATCTACGGCAAGAGCTCGGCAACGCCCTACTACGCCACGTCCAGCCGCCAGCTGGCTGAAGACGTGCAGCACCTACTGCTGAGGCTGGGCATGCTCTCCCGGGTGTCGGTGAAGCGGTTCAAGTACCGGGGAGGAAAACGCACCGGCTACACGGTACACCTGCTGGGCACGGGTACCCTGCGACGGTTCCTCGACAGAGTCGCACCCCACATCGTCTGTCGGGACGCCCAGGTGGCGGCGCTTGAAGACTATGTCGCCTCAACGGACCGCGACTCCACAGCGTCCGATACGCTGCCTCGCGAGGTGCGAGACTGGGTGGCGGCAGAGCGCGAGACGGCCGGCTGGACGTGGAAGGAACTGGGTCGCCGCGCAGGAGCATCGGTGCGGGAGTTTTATGGGTCGGGGTCGTCTGGAAAGCGCGGATTCCGTCGGTCGACTGTCGAACGGTTCGCCTGGGCCCTGGGCAGCCAGCGCCTCCTCGACGCGGCACGCTCCGACATTTACTGGGACGAGGTGGTCTCCATCACTCCCCTCGGCGAGCAGGACACCTATGACCTGACTGTCGAGCAGGACCACAACTTTGTGGCGGACGGGCTGATTGTGCACAACAGCCACAGTGCCGCCTACTCCGTGGTCGCCTATCAGACGGCGTACCTCAAGGCCAACTACCCGGCTGAGTTCATGGCGGCGGCGCTCACGAACGAGATGTCCGACACCAAGAAGTTGTCGGTGGTGCTGGATGAGGCGAGGCATCTCGAAATCGAGATCCTGCCGCCGTCCATCAACAAGAGCCTGGCTCAGTTCACGGTGGAGAACGGGGCCGTGCGCTTTGGACTCGGCGCCATCAAGGGCGCCGGTCTGGGGGCGATCGAATGCATCATCGAGGCGCGGGAGGAAGAGGAGGCCTTCACCTCGCTCTTCCACCTGTCGGAGTCGGTTGATCCCCGTACGGTCAACAAGAAGGCGCTGGAGTCGCTCATCCGGGCCGGTGCGCTGGACGAACTTGAAGGCCACCGCGCCCAGCTGATCGAGGCGCTTGACGGCGCCATCCAGCATGCCCACAAGGTGCAGGCAGACAAGGCGGCTGGTCAGAACTCGCTCTTCGGCCCAGCCGGCGGGGACGGCTCGGTCCTGATGCCGCCTCAATTGCCGGTCATCGATCCGTGGCCCAAGGGCCGCACGCTGAAAGAAGAGCGTGAGGTGATCGGCTTCTACGTCTCCGGGCATCCCCTTGAGGCCGTCTTGCCGGAGATCCGGGCGTTCGCGTCCACGCGCGTGGCCGACATCCCGGGCTTGTTGGCTGACGCGCCGCCTCGGGAAGACGAGCGCGGATACACGCGCGGTCCGACGCACACGCTGTGCGGCATCGTGACGGACGTCAATCACCGTCGCACAAAGACCGGCAAGCCAATGCTCACCGCCACGATTGAGGACTTCACCGGACAGGCAGAACTGGTGGCCTTCTCAAACTCCTACGACCGGGTGCAGCGCTACCTCGAGCCCGACCAGATCGTGTTCGCTCGGGGCGAGGTCGAAATGCGTGGCGGCGCCGTGAAGATGGTCGTGCAGGATGCCACCCCGATCTGGAAAGTCCGGGATTCGATGGTGAAGTCCGTGGTGCTGCACGTGAACCCCTATGACCTTGACGAAGACTCGGTAGAGGAGCTGCACAAGCTCGCAGATGCCCACCG